In Labrus bergylta chromosome 1, fLabBer1.1, whole genome shotgun sequence, one genomic interval encodes:
- the zglp1 gene encoding GATA-type zinc finger protein 1: protein MSTGPRTQAAFIQGKQSALERDPSHSALLYLFQEVSKLGSPVHNSFLDTCSTSTGLNETSRLGHFIVRREEEDAQSFSISNSSCQHSLTCLSPFNQVKKVKEEGLSSSVTNLDEPRPECNSPWKVLSLINLQCERLLNPRDVGESALNSVSSVAKVGDAIDNASAAIANETDHETFLFERQKIQAGVSRRKDVTGVSSGGADRCKPQGCVKDSQMSCCAQSQTAEKTDTFTTQQGEEHATASSQPRHRDTKEDKFSVSRQLRWNQECKDRLSSERDTENVSVDALLPFNSKEETSTALSKPAPSLDQNANFILTSQLKTDTQLPQLSSVLPSSQPASFVFVTAEHFHSLSNQNDKITSTKPECVDGPVEEKIPPVAQPNFLNFKGHINPSHSVTSELESGPVQEKEIDHPSTQQWRTKTPRKQRHPSRSADIQDPDFQGVTFRMDTELDDSKEQCRLLITSKYSKELCKSVRKPRLRTRTAPKFFKTSSSDEENNPTTSSSKSKVCASCCTRKTPMWRDAEDGTPLCNACGIRYKKYRVRCVNCWHIPRKESNSNSCCPKCGNFVKLTSAQRKHSA from the exons ATGAGCACAGGGCCAAGGACACAAGCTGCCTTCATCCAGGGGAAACAAAGCGCATTGGAACGTGACCCCTCCCACTCAGCACTCCTCTACCTTTTCCAAGAGGTGTCCAAACTAGGTTCCCCCGTCCACAACAGTTTCCTGGACACATGCTCAACTTCCACAGGGCTAAATGAGACTTCTAGACTAGGCCATTTCATTgttagaagagaagaagaggatgcACAGTCGTTTAGCATCTCCAATAGTTCCTGCCAGCACAGTTTGACTTGCTTGTCGCCTTTTAATCAGGTGAAAAAAGTGAAAGAGGAAGGCCTCAGCAGCAGTGTCACAAATTTGGATGAGCCACGACCTGAATGCAACAGCCCCTGGAAAGTACTGAGTCTGATCAACCTGCAGTGTGAGAGGCTTCTGAATCCCCGTGATGTTGGAGAGTCAGCCCTAAATTCTGTGTCATCTGTTGCAAAAGTGGGCGATGCAATAGACAATGCATCAGCTGCAATAGCAAATGAAACAGATCATGAAACGTTTCTCTTTGAGAGGCAAAAAATCCAAGCAGGTGTCAGTCGGAGGAAAGATGTGACAGGAGTCAGCAGCGGTGGAGCTGATAGATGTaaaccacagggctgtgtgaaGGACTCCCAGATGAGCTGCTGTGCTCAGTCACAGACTGCtgaaaaaacagacactttcACAACACAGCAGGGGGAGGAACATGCAACAGCATCTTCTCAAccacgacacagagacacaaaggagGACAAGTTCAGTGTAAGCAGACAATTGAGGTGGAACCAGGAGTGCAAGGATCGTCTCTCTTCTGAACGGGAtactgaaaatgtttctgtcGACGCCTTACTTCCTTTTAActcaaaagaagaaacaagtaCAGCTCTGTCAAAGCCAGCTCCTTCACTGGATCAAAATGCAAACTTTATTTTGACTTCACAACTCAAGACTGACACCCAGCTGCCCCAGCTGAGCTCTGTCCTGCCTTCGTCACAACCAGcatcatttgtatttgtcacagcGGAACATTTTCACTCACTCTCAAACCAAAATGATAAAATTACATCAACCAAACCAGAATGTGTTGATGGTCCTGTAGAGGAAAAAATCCCTCCAGTTGCACAACCTAACTTCTTAAACTTTAAAGGACATATAAACCCCTCACATTCTGTTACGTCTGAGCTGGAATCAGGGCCAGTGCAGGAAAAGGAAATTGATCATCCATCTACACAGCAGTGGAGAACTAAGACCCCCAGAAAACAACGTCACCCGAGTCGGAGTGCTGATATCCAAGACCCAGACTTCCAGGGCGTGACGTTCAGGATGGACACAGAGCTAGACGACAGTAAAGAACAGTGCCGGCTCCTCATTACTTCAAAGTACAG CAAGGAGCTCTGCAAGAGTGTAAGAAAACCCAGGCTGAGGACTCGGACAGCCCCGAAATTCTTTAAAACTAGCAGCTCGGATGAGGAGAACAACCCTACAACCAGTTCTTCTA AGAGTAAAGTGTGTGCATCATGCTGCACCAGGAAGACCCCCATGTGGAGGGATGCAGAGGATGGGACCCCGCTCTGTAATGCTTGTGGAATAAG GTATAAGAAGTACAGAGTGCGCTGTGTCAACTGCTGGCATATCCCCAGGAAAGAGAGCAACTCCAACTCATGCTGCCCCAAGTGTGGAAACTTTGTGAAGCTGACCTCAGCTCAGCGGAAACACTCTGCCTAG
- the fdx2 gene encoding ferredoxin-2, mitochondrial, protein MAASAAVRSSMGLTLRLSRVIPDCSTCPIYRLKGCVGSAASFQRRGSLDNFKTINRHLQTSIGLYHSEEGNSNAEDPEDVVNVVYVDRSGKRIPIKAKVGDNVLYLAHKHGIELEGACEASLACSTCQVYVSADHFDKLPEPDEREDDMLDMAPLLQENSRLGCQIFLTPELDGMELTMPKVTRNFYVDGHVPKPH, encoded by the exons ATGGCGGCCTCCGCTGCGGTCCGGTCGAGCATGGGGCTGACTTTGAGACTTTCTCGAGTTATACCGGACTGTAGCACCTGTCCCATCTACAGGTTGAAAGGCTGCGTGGGCAGCGCGGCCAGCTTTCAAAGACGGGGTTCCCTCGACAACTTCAAGACGATAAATCGACACTTGCAGACGAGTATAG gtctttACCACAGTGAGGAAGGGAACTCCAACGCAGAAGACCCGGAGGATGT GGTGAATGTCGTGTACGTAGATCGGTCCGGCAAGAGGATTCCAATTAAGGCCAAAGTGGGAGATAACGTCCTGTATCTGGCTCACAAGCACGGCATTGAACTGGAAG GAGCCTGCGAGGCGTCACTGGCCTGCTCAACATGTCAGGTCTATGTGAGTGCGGACCATTTTGACAAACTGCCAGAACCTGATGAGAG GGAGGACGACATGCTGGATATGGCTCCCTTGCTTCAGGAGAACTCCCGACTGGGATGTCAGATCTTTCTCACGCCAGAGCTGGACGGCATGGAGCTCACCATGCCCAAAGTCACCAGGAACTTCTACGTGGATGGGCACGTTCCCAAACCTCACTGA